In the Malaclemys terrapin pileata isolate rMalTer1 chromosome 12, rMalTer1.hap1, whole genome shotgun sequence genome, one interval contains:
- the TTC5 gene encoding tetratricopeptide repeat protein 5, which yields MAEEGGEGNHQAMQTLQELVDGLYYFRDHYFESHGVEDAGRKQQDILEEMEKTLQQMGEIDGCSQGRAWALMLKGKALNVTPDYNPKAEELLAKAVKLDPELVEAWNQLGEAYWKKGDITAAHTCFSGALGHRKNKVSLQNLSMVLRQLRAESTEQHAQNVMDSVRQAKLAVQMDMRDGRSWYILGNAYLSLFFNTGQNPSISQQALSAYGQAEKVDPTASCNPDLHLNRATLHKYEENYTEALEGFSRAAALDPAWPEPRLRQQQLLDFLERLTSLLENKGKVKVKKLQSMLGSLRSSQLGPCGDGQYQGSSGQKVALEHRLLSALQPGVNTGAVVLGRVVFSLTTDEKVPFTFGLADSKGPCFAVTVYNMVQSWGVLIGDSVAIPEPHLRHHHVQHQGKSFSFPGIRVETPLLLVVNGKTQGPGTQAAATVAYRAQSE from the exons GAATTGGTCGATGGCCTGTACTATTTCCGGGATCATTACTTTGAAAGCCATGGTGTGGAGGATGCTGGGAGAAAGCAGCAGGACATTCTGGAGGAAATGGAGAAAACGCTACAGCAGATGGGCGAGATAGATG GCTGTTCCCAGGGCCGGGCTTGGGCGCTGatgctgaaggggaaggctctgaACGTTACACCCGACTACAACCCCAAGGCTGAGGAACTGCTGGCCAAGGCTGTGAAGCTGGACCCGGAGCTGGTGGAGGCCTGGAACCAGCTGGGCGAGGCCTACTGGAAAAAGGGCGACATCACAGCAGCCCACACCTGCTTCTCTGGGGCCCTGGGGCAC CGGAAGAACAAAGTCTCGCTGCAGAATCTGTCCATGGTGCTGCGGCAGCTGCGAGCCGAGAGCACAGAGCAGCATGCCCAGAATGTCATGGACAGTGTCCGGCAGGCCAAGCTGGCTGTCCAGATGGACATGCGAGATGGCCGCTCGTGGT ATATCCTGGGAAATGCCTACCTCTCGCTGTTCTTCAACACAGGCCAGAACCCCAGTATCTCCCAGCAGGCCCTAAGTGCCTATGGCCAGGCG GAAAAGGTGGATCCTACAGCATCCTGTAACCCGGACCTGCATCTCAACAGAGCTACG CTGCATAAATATGAGGAGAATTACACAGAGGCCCTGGAGGGGTTTTCCCGTGCAGCAGCCCTTGACCCAGCCTGGCCTGAACCCCGGCTGcgccagcagcagcttctggatTTCCTGGAGCGACTCACCAGCCTCCTGGAGAACAAG ggCAAAGTGAAGGTTAAGAAGCtgcagagcatgctgggaagCCTGCGCTCATCCCAGCTGGGCCCCTGTGGGGATGGGCAGTACCAGGGGTCCTCAGGCCAGAAGGTGGCACTGGAGCATCGGCTCCTGAGCGCCCTGCAGCCGGGTGTCAACACTGGAGCCGTAGTGCTCGGCAGGGTGGTCTTCAGCCTCACCACGGACGAGAAGGTGCCCTT CACGTTCGGCCTGGCTGACTCCAAGGGCCCCTGTTTTGCTGTCACTGTCTATAACATGGTCCAGAGCTGGGGTGTGCTCATCGGCGACTCAGTGGCCATCCCTGAGCCGCACCTCCGGCATCACCACGTCCAGCACCAAGGCAAG AGCTTCTCCTTCCCTGGGATCCGTGTGGAGACCCCACTCCTGCTGGTGGTGAACGGCAAGACGCAGGGACCTGGCACCCAGGCGGCAGCTACTGTGGCATACCGAGCGCAGAGCGAATGA